One genomic segment of Styela clava chromosome 3, kaStyClav1.hap1.2, whole genome shotgun sequence includes these proteins:
- the LOC120342771 gene encoding uncharacterized protein LOC120342771 isoform X1 — MPVAISYGPSKRTKKPSNSIHDRPKWNQNQPKKRTPETSDDTPGHCGACSVTRYRKQTVAEILEQGTVRKQQVANHISTRFRKIRSSSPPLSKIATNDRILYQETQMEVIAERDEDINIPRLELTPGSTSGCGTLREWISPATERDLESITDSKNPIISVKCTARSIHSGEETPYYSSVSQGALPFTNTELSSDADGIPFDRYPSSVVTHSMHTPAPLPQSEPVISQCEMYRDDISLPPNLDIYFKPIHPPQNSPERPATVTNPLQPDEKYGFITASQRRYSVDEPLTENYSKRFKPYSMPHRRCSSLVSPDVSSRYCPEMQHENDFLNLLNSLSSPSTYNRVPSENSCRLTVPQPIAHGQIGLLNNTGNIKINKESCDTSPVLDLHTVPEEDEEVSPPQTTDSHNKHHSRSRSFCTSRSSLRDAFKNLTLRKPKASDCNKTENVSESKESKTVKRTKKISDSKKKKSDTSRMICTRNNKVNSNQSKEIKDFSKQAKQNGKTSTKSKSLNEPCAKFGDITSVSALSVHSSSTFTDVTTDRKPPLKTEKKPGRGSNNLHNGNMSKAALTSQSKWKFNPMILIYGNKEKKQKAVMKKKKTVKKQPKTRPSPSSGSTTSTALTSSADGCRSNNKDPSYARPVRRPKTKSNEISDSLKPSSTTQTETKSAKSNKHAVPKSDVMGEESNKSVKSKFGISTRPAPYVAHLIPPRSAVLKTHSKPVDEPKDNVKQSLHTNAEKNFKTAKLGGYLGPSTPWTNIFGNMDVAWTQDPQSRYAITECARFPAPQRYFQHSRYPTHKFPNGYMSDTPHSSRNPPNGFPKPTPMTDDECYYKDQRPLTRLQMMFACRPREESYAPPDRSPEAPRRVVRFKANPTTINGERNIPQFHNDDASNRYHMQPKPSKFLYQTPNHNHHASVRAEDRYISFENKINQGRDIRFSLRNKRIKANEYSENYYPPYATMASRTDAGQPRMPNFHNGDAMYDRPNGGPYASYTTNGARGMRSTYPPTGRGGFGKGNLSKQFRPMTFGTAPRSDYSHTTHPDNSPMKPKVVTVVRAGQIRPHKKITILLNRRSVQTFEQLVADISEALGQPKWKNDHIRKLYTLKGREVKSVSDFFREDDVFIAVGKEQLTTMDVQEVLEELYPDSPYAQNLIRQNLEKAYKNKGARRQPFTIAEGTKGSKSDSGLGDSTEGDRRFNDVGTNKSPRDKARGRHLLNERRKFQEEDRQRAKKWERERMEREQEELEEELRRRGRGRGRVGGASNGIAPASDVEVKTSIRDAERRRKERQQWEAEERERQHRKQREEDEKRRRQLDDNKREREKLQREKEEEERRRLNAEEDARRKREEAEQEKRRRKAEDEERERRRREADKLRKEEEARIKREEEERRIREEDAEREREKRRKEEEARRRREEEEEERRKREEERRNRDRERERERERKREREEREREEELRRREEENSTRSTPQRKQPFHKVDDTDRSRKVQKYKAPSRGMITRSDIETRYEIGKTIGDGNFAIVKESRLRNTEAEYAMKIIDKSKLKGKEDMIENEIAIMKNCIHPNIVRLVEEFETEDEIYLMLEYVKGGDLFDAITESVKFTERDAANMVADLCEALAFLHDKNIVHRDLKPENLLVSRNKDGSMTLKLADFGLAMEVTEPIYTVCGTPTYVAPEILAETGYGLEVDMWATGVITYILLCGFPPFRSHDRNQEELFEIIQLGEYEFLSPYWDSISDAAKDLIFKLLVVDTKRRYTAEQVLQHPWIKSEGSCKKINLQREITMNLERNFGADRSRRKAGLAGAT; from the exons ATGCCTGTCGCAATTTCCTATGGTCCAAGTAAACGCACAAAGAAACCATCGAACAGTATACATGACAGGCCGAAGTGGAATCAAAATCAACCTAAGAAAAGGACTCCCGAAACATCGGATGATACGCCTGGACATTGTGGTGCTTGTAGTGTAACTAGGTATCGCAAACAGACAGTTGCGGAAATATTAGAACAAGGGACTGTTAGAAAACAACAAGTCGCAAATCATATTTCTACCAGATTTAGAAAGATACGTAGCAGCAGCCCTCCGCTCTCGAAAATAGCAACAAATGATAGAATATTGTATCAAGAAACGCAGATGGAGGTGATCGCCGAAAGAGATGAAGATATTAATATACCCAGACTTGAACTTACTCCTGGAAGTACGTCTGGCTGTGGGACTCTCCGAGAATGGATTTCTCCTGCAACAGAAAGAGACTTAGAATCTATAACCGATTCCAAAAATCCAATTATATCTGTAAAGTGCACGGCGCGATCTATTCACTCCGGTGAAGAAACGCCATACTATTCTTCTGTTTCTCAAGGTGCTCTACCATTTACAAATACGGAATTGTCGTCTGATGCGGACGGAATTCCATTTGACCGCTACCCCAGTTCTGTTGTCACGCATTCAATGCATACCCCAGCACCTCTACCGCAGTCAGAGCCAGTTATATCTCAATGTGAAATGTATCGAGATGACATCTCACTTCCACCGAACttggatatatatttcaagCCGATACATCCGCCACAAAATTCCCCTGAACGACCAGCGACGGTCACAAATCCCCTACAGCCAGACGAAAAGTACGGGTTTATAACAGCATCACAACGACGATATTCTGTCGATGAGCCACTCACTGAGAACTATTCTAAACGATTTAAACCATATTCTATGCCACACAGACGATGTTCGTCGTTAGTAAGCCCTGATGTTTCTTCCAGATATTGCCCTGAGATGCAACATGAAAATGATTTCCTCAACCTGTTGAATTCGTTATCTAGTCCATCTACATACAATAGAGTCCCATCTGAAAACTCATGCCGGCTTACCGTTCCTCAACCAATAGCTCATGGACAAATTGGTTTATTGAATAATACCggtaatataaaaattaacaagGAGAGTTGTGATACCTCACCAGTTCTTGATCTGCATACCGTACCCGAAGAAGACGAGGAGGTTTCTCCACCACAAACTACAGATTCTCATAATAAGCATCATTCCAGAAGCAGATCTTTTTGCACATCCAGATCTTCGCTGAGAGATGCCTTTAAAAACTTGACACTGCGAAAACCAAAAGCTTCTGACTGCAATAAGACTGAGAATGTATCTGAATCCAAAGAAAGCAAAACTGTAAaacgaacaaaaaaaatttccgactCCAAGAAGAAAAAATCAGATACCTCAAGAATGATCTGCACAAGAAATAACAAAGTGAATTCGAATCAATCCAAAGAAATTAAAGATTTTTCCAAACAGGCCAAACAAAACGGTAAAACTTCAACCAAGTCAAAATCTTTAAATGAGCCGTGTGCAAAGTTCGGCGATATCACTTCTGTTTCCGCATTGAGTGTTCATTCGTCGTCAACTTTTACAGATGTTACAACAGACAGAAAACCCCCACTTAAGACGGAAAAGAAGCCTGGCCGAGGATCGAATAATCTCCATAATGGTAATATGAGTAAGGCAGCTTTGACTTCACAAAGTAAGTGGAAATTTAATCCTATGATACTTATCTACGGAAAtaaagagaagaagcaaaaagCAGTTATGAAAAAGAAGAAAACGGTGAAAAAACAACCGAAAACTAGGCCCAGTCCTTCTTCAGGAAGCACTACCAGCACTGCTCTTACTAGTTCAGCAGATGGATGCAGGTCGAATAATAAAGATCCAAGTTATGCTAGACCAGTCAGGCGACCTAAGACAAAGTCAAATGAAATATCAGACTCTCTCAAACCTTCCTCTACAACGCAAACTGAGACCAAAAGTGCAAAATCTAACAAGCATGCAGTTCCAAAATCGGATGTTATGGGAGAGGAATCGAATAAATCTGTGAAAAGCAAATTTGGCATTTCAACCCGCCCTGCTCCGTACGTTGCGCATTTAATACCGCCCCGATCAGCTGTGCTTAAAACTCACAGTAAACCAGTTGACGAACCGAAAGACAATGTGAAACAATCTCTTCATACaaatgcagaaaaaaatttcaaaactgcTAAACTCGGTGGATATCTCGGACCGAGCACACCTTGGACcaatatatttggaaatatgGACGTAGCGTGGACGCAAGATCCTCAGTCCCGCTATGCTATAACCGAATGTGCACGGTTTCCTGCGCCCCAACGATACTTTCAACACTCGAGATATCCTACACACAAATTCCCCAATGGGTACATGTCGGATACCCCTCATTCATCCCGAAATCCGCCGAATGGCTTTCCTAAACCTACACCAATGACGGATGATGAATGCTACTACAAAGATCAAAGACCTTTAACAAGATTACAAATGATGTTTGCTTGTCGCCCAAGGGAAGAATCATATGCGCCGCCTGATAGATCGCCAGAAGCACCACGGCGTGTTGTCCGTTTTAAAGCAAATCCCACTACCATAAATGGAGAAAGAAACATTCCCCAATTTCACAACGATGACGCTAGTAACAGGTATCACATGCAGCCCAAACCATCCAAATTTCTTTACCAGACGCCAAATCATAATCATCACGCTTCTGTCAGAGCAGAAGACCGGTACATATCTTTTGAAAACAAGATCAACCAAGGCCGAGATATTCGTTTTTCTCTTAGGAATAAACGTATAAAAGCGAATGAATACTCCGAAAATTATTATCCTCCGTATGCTACAATGGCATCTAGGACTGATGCAG GACAACCTCGTATGCCCAACTTCCACAATGGAGACGCGATGTACGATCGACCTAACGGTGGACCATATGCATCCTATACTACTAATGGTGCGCGAGGAATGCGATCTACGTATCCTCCAACAGGAAGAGGAGGCTTCGGCAAAGGGAATCTAAGTAAACAG TTCCGTCCTATGACATTTGGAACGGCGCCGAGGTCAGATTACTCTCATACAACTCACCCAGATAATTCACCAATGAAACCGAAAGTCGTTACCGTCGTAAGGGCGGGACAAATCCGTCCTCACAAAAAGATAACAATTTTGTTGAATAGGAGATCG GTTCAAACGTTTGAACAACTTGTTGCCGATATATCAGAAGCACTCGGACAACCTAAATGGAAAAACGACCATATACGGAA GTTGTATACTTTGAAAGGTCGGGAAGTGAAATCCGTTTCAGATTTCTTCCGCGAAGACGATGTTTTTATCGCTGTTGGCAAAGAACAATTAACAACGATGGATGTGCAG GAAGTCTTAGAAGAACTTTATCCTGATTCACCTTACGCACAAAATTTAATTCGACAAAACCTAGAAAAAGCCTATAAAAACAAAGGTGCAAGACGGCAACCTTTCACGATTGCCGAAGGAACCAAAGGTTCTAAGTCTGACTCCGGTCTAGGCGATTCAACGGAGGGAGACAG GAGGTTTAATGATGTTGGCACAAACAAATCTCCTCGAGATAAAGCCAGGGGTCgtcatttattaaatgaaagaAGAAAATTTCAAGAGGAAGATAGACAACGAGCGAAAAAGTGGGAAAGAGAAAGAATGGAAAGAGAACAAGAGGAACTCGAGGAAGAGCTGAG GCGACGAGGTCGTGGCCGAGGCAGAGTTGGGGGTGCTTCAAATGGAATCGCCCCAGCCTCAGACGTTGAAGTGAAAACCTCAATTCGCGATGCTGAAAGGAGGAGAAAAGAACGACAGCAATGGGAGGCAGAAGAGAGAGAAAGACAACATAGAAAACAGAGAGAGGAAGACGAAAAAAGAAGAAGGCAGTTGGATGATAATAAACGAGAGAGAGAAAAATTACA GAGAGAAAAAGAAGAGGAAGAACGGCGTAGACTGAACGCTGAAGAAGATGCCCGAAGAAAGAGAGAGGAGGCAGAGCAAGAGAAACGAAGGCGGAAAGCTGAAGACGAGGAAAGAGAGAGGCGGAGAAGAGAAGCCGATAAACTACGAAAGGAGGAAGAG GCGCGAATAAAACGAGAGGAAGAGGAACGGCGGATACGTGAGGAAGATGCTGAACgagagagagaaaaaagaaGGAAGGAAGAAGAAGCGCGTAGAAGAAGAGAG GAAGAGGAAGAGGAGCGTCGAAAACGAGAGGAAGAACGTAGGAATCGTGACCGAGAACGTGAGCGTGAGAGAGAAAGGAAACGTGAAAGAGAAGAGAGAGAACGAGAAGAAGAATTGCGAAGACGGGAGGAGGAAAATAGCACACGAAGCACACCTCAAAGAAAACAACCTTTTCACAAGGTTGACGACACTGATCGATCACGAAAAGTTCAGAAATACAAG GCGCCTTCACGTGGCATGATTACCAGAAGTGATATTGAAACGAGGTATGAGATTGGGAAAACGATCGGTGACGGCAATTTCGCGATCGTTAAAGAATCTCGACTACGAAATACCGAAGCTGAATATGCGatgaaaattattgataaatcaaaattaaaaggaaAGGAAGATATGATTG AAAATGAAATCGCAATTATGAAGAACTGTATCCATCCTAATATCGTTCGGTTAGTTGAAGAGTTCGAAACGGAAGACGAGATTTACCTCATGTTGGAATACGTCAAG GGCGGTGACCTCTTCGACGCCATTACCGAAAGTGTAAAATTCACGGAACGTGATGCTGCAAACATGGTCGCTGACTTATGTGAAGCGTTGGCGTTTTTACACGACAAAAATATTGTGCACAGAGACTTGAAACCGGAAAATTTATTG GTCTCCAGAAATAAAGACGGCAGCATGACTCTGAAATTAGCTGATTTCGGTCTTGCAATGGAAGTCACTGAACCTATTTATACTGTCTGCGGGACACCTACATACGTCGCTCCTGAAATATTGGCTGAAACCG GTTATGGACTGGAAGTCGACATGTGGGCAACTGGAGTTATCACGTATATTCTTCTATGCGGATTCCCACCGTTCCGTTCACATGATAGGAACCAAGAAGAATTGTTTGAAATTATACAACTCGGGGAATATGAATTTTTGTCGCCGTATTGGGATAGCATTTCAGACG CCGCCAAAGATCTTATTTTCAAACTTCTGGTTGTCGACACAAAACGAAGATATACCGCAGAACAAGTATTACAACACCCGTGGATAAAAAGCGAAGGTTCCTGTAAAAAAATCAACCTTCAGAGAGAAATAACAATGAATTTGGAAAGAAACTTTGGAGCAGATAGAAGCAGACGTAAAGCTGGGTTGGCCGGAGCAACATAG
- the LOC120342771 gene encoding serine/threonine-protein kinase DCLK3-like isoform X2: protein MTSPECDSTKSDLDQLSDIDEHDANYEAASEFSVESEKETGVNNDISEREYRKNKPIEYGCMRHETRNSRIRRFLFSDNEATGQTREGVVKGRVFDVTEYNPPELSDMEKWRKENEQRVLKAAAEAESSPVAIELKNSSPYSVKMDRPRRKISLLTGRRRVMSKYAKYFSLNKETNPPRKWPRRLVVKGNIDFCFKTYKKDFDAEFIKNKARNSNDVTYEEYGSDKENNFNNNLLTRSTSRNEKAFAIESKQPDEDLEILHRSSGGIGLLEKLLGNPTEILKSHSNPISTNHLANRNFWYPALRTGKQDIHDGQPRMPNFHNGDAMYDRPNGGPYASYTTNGARGMRSTYPPTGRGGFGKGNLSKQFRPMTFGTAPRSDYSHTTHPDNSPMKPKVVTVVRAGQIRPHKKITILLNRRSVQTFEQLVADISEALGQPKWKNDHIRKLYTLKGREVKSVSDFFREDDVFIAVGKEQLTTMDVQEVLEELYPDSPYAQNLIRQNLEKAYKNKGARRQPFTIAEGTKGSKSDSGLGDSTEGDRRFNDVGTNKSPRDKARGRHLLNERRKFQEEDRQRAKKWERERMEREQEELEEELRRRGRGRGRVGGASNGIAPASDVEVKTSIRDAERRRKERQQWEAEERERQHRKQREEDEKRRRQLDDNKREREKLQREKEEEERRRLNAEEDARRKREEAEQEKRRRKAEDEERERRRREADKLRKEEEARIKREEEERRIREEDAEREREKRRKEEEARRRREEEEEERRKREEERRNRDRERERERERKREREEREREEELRRREEENSTRSTPQRKQPFHKVDDTDRSRKVQKYKAPSRGMITRSDIETRYEIGKTIGDGNFAIVKESRLRNTEAEYAMKIIDKSKLKGKEDMIENEIAIMKNCIHPNIVRLVEEFETEDEIYLMLEYVKGGDLFDAITESVKFTERDAANMVADLCEALAFLHDKNIVHRDLKPENLLVSRNKDGSMTLKLADFGLAMEVTEPIYTVCGTPTYVAPEILAETGYGLEVDMWATGVITYILLCGFPPFRSHDRNQEELFEIIQLGEYEFLSPYWDSISDAAKDLIFKLLVVDTKRRYTAEQVLQHPWIKSEGSCKKINLQREITMNLERNFGADRSRRKAGLAGAT, encoded by the exons ATGACGTCACCAGAATGCGACAGTACAAAAAGCGATTTAGATCAATTGTCGGATATAGATGAACATGACGCAAATTACGAAGCAGCATCTGAATTTTCTGTGGAATCAGAAAAAGAAACGGGCGTAAATAACGATATTTCAGAAAGAGAATATAGAAAAAATAAGCCAATTGAGTACGGGTGCATGAGACATGAAACCAGGAATTCTAGAATCCGACGGTTTCTCTTTTCTGACAACGAAGCGACTGGCCAGACAAGAGAAGGAGTTGTTAAAGGAAGAGTGTTTGACGTTACGGAGTATAATCCACCTGAGTTATCTGATATGGAGAAATGGCGGAAGGAAAATGAGCAACGCGTTTTGAAAGCCGCTGCTGAAGCCGAAAGTAGTCCTGTAGCAATTGAGTTGAAAAATTCGTCACCTTATTCTGTTAAAATGGATAGACCTAGACGAAAGATATCGTTATTGACAGGCAGAAGACGCGTGATGTCAAAGTACGCGAAATATTTTAGTCTAAACAAAGAAACGAATCCTCCAAGGAAATGGCCGAGGAGGTTAGTTGTAAAAGGAAATATAGATTTTTGCTTTAAAACTTATAAAAAAGACTTCGATGCTGAGTTTATCAAGAATAAAGCAAGAAATTCGAATGATGTCACTTACGAGGAATATGGAAGTGACAAAGAAaacaatttcaataataatttgcTCACGAGATCAACGAGTCGAAACGAGAAAGCATTCGCTATTGAAAGTAAGCAACCAGATGAAGACTTGGAAATTTTACACAGAAGTTCAGGAGGCATAGGTTTACTGGAGAAACTTCTGGGAAATCCAACTGAAATTCTGAAGTCGCATAGCAACCCAATATCCACGAATCATCTCGCCAATAGAAATTTTTGGTATCCTGCTCTCAgaacaggaaaacaagatattcaCGACG GACAACCTCGTATGCCCAACTTCCACAATGGAGACGCGATGTACGATCGACCTAACGGTGGACCATATGCATCCTATACTACTAATGGTGCGCGAGGAATGCGATCTACGTATCCTCCAACAGGAAGAGGAGGCTTCGGCAAAGGGAATCTAAGTAAACAG TTCCGTCCTATGACATTTGGAACGGCGCCGAGGTCAGATTACTCTCATACAACTCACCCAGATAATTCACCAATGAAACCGAAAGTCGTTACCGTCGTAAGGGCGGGACAAATCCGTCCTCACAAAAAGATAACAATTTTGTTGAATAGGAGATCG GTTCAAACGTTTGAACAACTTGTTGCCGATATATCAGAAGCACTCGGACAACCTAAATGGAAAAACGACCATATACGGAA GTTGTATACTTTGAAAGGTCGGGAAGTGAAATCCGTTTCAGATTTCTTCCGCGAAGACGATGTTTTTATCGCTGTTGGCAAAGAACAATTAACAACGATGGATGTGCAG GAAGTCTTAGAAGAACTTTATCCTGATTCACCTTACGCACAAAATTTAATTCGACAAAACCTAGAAAAAGCCTATAAAAACAAAGGTGCAAGACGGCAACCTTTCACGATTGCCGAAGGAACCAAAGGTTCTAAGTCTGACTCCGGTCTAGGCGATTCAACGGAGGGAGACAG GAGGTTTAATGATGTTGGCACAAACAAATCTCCTCGAGATAAAGCCAGGGGTCgtcatttattaaatgaaagaAGAAAATTTCAAGAGGAAGATAGACAACGAGCGAAAAAGTGGGAAAGAGAAAGAATGGAAAGAGAACAAGAGGAACTCGAGGAAGAGCTGAG GCGACGAGGTCGTGGCCGAGGCAGAGTTGGGGGTGCTTCAAATGGAATCGCCCCAGCCTCAGACGTTGAAGTGAAAACCTCAATTCGCGATGCTGAAAGGAGGAGAAAAGAACGACAGCAATGGGAGGCAGAAGAGAGAGAAAGACAACATAGAAAACAGAGAGAGGAAGACGAAAAAAGAAGAAGGCAGTTGGATGATAATAAACGAGAGAGAGAAAAATTACA GAGAGAAAAAGAAGAGGAAGAACGGCGTAGACTGAACGCTGAAGAAGATGCCCGAAGAAAGAGAGAGGAGGCAGAGCAAGAGAAACGAAGGCGGAAAGCTGAAGACGAGGAAAGAGAGAGGCGGAGAAGAGAAGCCGATAAACTACGAAAGGAGGAAGAG GCGCGAATAAAACGAGAGGAAGAGGAACGGCGGATACGTGAGGAAGATGCTGAACgagagagagaaaaaagaaGGAAGGAAGAAGAAGCGCGTAGAAGAAGAGAG GAAGAGGAAGAGGAGCGTCGAAAACGAGAGGAAGAACGTAGGAATCGTGACCGAGAACGTGAGCGTGAGAGAGAAAGGAAACGTGAAAGAGAAGAGAGAGAACGAGAAGAAGAATTGCGAAGACGGGAGGAGGAAAATAGCACACGAAGCACACCTCAAAGAAAACAACCTTTTCACAAGGTTGACGACACTGATCGATCACGAAAAGTTCAGAAATACAAG GCGCCTTCACGTGGCATGATTACCAGAAGTGATATTGAAACGAGGTATGAGATTGGGAAAACGATCGGTGACGGCAATTTCGCGATCGTTAAAGAATCTCGACTACGAAATACCGAAGCTGAATATGCGatgaaaattattgataaatcaaaattaaaaggaaAGGAAGATATGATTG AAAATGAAATCGCAATTATGAAGAACTGTATCCATCCTAATATCGTTCGGTTAGTTGAAGAGTTCGAAACGGAAGACGAGATTTACCTCATGTTGGAATACGTCAAG GGCGGTGACCTCTTCGACGCCATTACCGAAAGTGTAAAATTCACGGAACGTGATGCTGCAAACATGGTCGCTGACTTATGTGAAGCGTTGGCGTTTTTACACGACAAAAATATTGTGCACAGAGACTTGAAACCGGAAAATTTATTG GTCTCCAGAAATAAAGACGGCAGCATGACTCTGAAATTAGCTGATTTCGGTCTTGCAATGGAAGTCACTGAACCTATTTATACTGTCTGCGGGACACCTACATACGTCGCTCCTGAAATATTGGCTGAAACCG GTTATGGACTGGAAGTCGACATGTGGGCAACTGGAGTTATCACGTATATTCTTCTATGCGGATTCCCACCGTTCCGTTCACATGATAGGAACCAAGAAGAATTGTTTGAAATTATACAACTCGGGGAATATGAATTTTTGTCGCCGTATTGGGATAGCATTTCAGACG CCGCCAAAGATCTTATTTTCAAACTTCTGGTTGTCGACACAAAACGAAGATATACCGCAGAACAAGTATTACAACACCCGTGGATAAAAAGCGAAGGTTCCTGTAAAAAAATCAACCTTCAGAGAGAAATAACAATGAATTTGGAAAGAAACTTTGGAGCAGATAGAAGCAGACGTAAAGCTGGGTTGGCCGGAGCAACATAG